The Paenibacillus sp. RUD330 genome has a segment encoding these proteins:
- a CDS encoding GGDEF domain-containing protein, whose amino-acid sequence MTNWMSNPSIGLFASACSLTVLAMMMFMSVRLYRSYRRHPVYRLLIVVLPLLMMLQLLQAAGADGGTSPPLLQLGTRLLGIFAFIIINFVFMKLYSHPAVRLKGAPFFLMALAAALIAGLEIAFNPRLLETSAGAPIPFVGLDFYGILVNFLILLDTRGVELRTKYSVGLMIYFAGDLARVTDRYVFQGSVPMLLLLSRMLPVIYFILLFLLLFEWVVDRLLTTYRSSITDGLTGLYNRKHFHQKAGQMMVRGKGIAVIFGDIDNFKKLNDTHGHHRADGVLKQVAEIMREISQSGGIAGRYGGEELLLAVGAGDKAAEIAELLRRRVEEESIVTMSIGVSYSRSGSTVEEVIREADEAMYRSKTTGKNKVTIVNAPARPGRGKKSGSLKSGKPLDG is encoded by the coding sequence ATGACCAATTGGATGTCGAACCCTTCCATCGGACTGTTCGCTTCAGCCTGCTCCCTCACCGTGCTGGCCATGATGATGTTCATGTCCGTGCGCCTGTACCGCAGCTACCGGCGGCATCCCGTCTACCGGCTGCTGATCGTCGTGCTGCCGCTCCTGATGATGCTGCAGCTGCTTCAGGCTGCCGGGGCCGACGGCGGGACCTCCCCGCCGCTTCTCCAGCTGGGGACCAGACTGCTGGGCATTTTCGCTTTCATCATTATAAACTTTGTGTTCATGAAATTATACAGCCATCCTGCCGTCCGCCTCAAGGGAGCGCCCTTTTTCCTGATGGCGCTCGCCGCCGCCCTCATCGCGGGACTCGAGATCGCATTCAATCCGCGTCTGCTGGAGACTTCCGCCGGCGCGCCGATCCCGTTCGTAGGCCTCGATTTCTATGGAATTCTTGTCAATTTCCTGATTTTGCTGGACACGAGAGGTGTCGAGCTGCGCACGAAGTATTCCGTCGGCCTCATGATCTACTTCGCCGGAGACCTGGCCCGCGTCACCGACCGCTATGTCTTCCAAGGCAGCGTGCCGATGCTGCTGCTGCTCTCTAGAATGCTGCCCGTCATCTACTTCATCCTGCTTTTCCTGCTGCTGTTCGAATGGGTGGTCGACAGGCTGCTGACGACTTACCGCTCCTCCATCACCGACGGGCTGACGGGATTGTACAACCGCAAGCACTTCCATCAGAAGGCCGGCCAGATGATGGTCCGCGGCAAGGGAATCGCCGTCATCTTCGGCGACATCGACAACTTCAAGAAGCTGAACGACACCCACGGGCATCATCGGGCGGACGGGGTGCTCAAGCAGGTCGCCGAGATCATGCGGGAGATCAGCCAGAGCGGCGGCATAGCCGGCCGTTACGGGGGCGAGGAGCTGCTGCTCGCTGTAGGCGCCGGGGACAAGGCCGCCGAGATCGCAGAGCTGCTCCGCCGCCGGGTCGAAGAAGAGTCCATCGTCACGATGAGCATCGGCGTCAGCTATTCCCGCAGCGGCAGCACCGTGGAGGAAGTCATCCGGGAAGCCGATGAAGCCATGTACCGCTCCAAGACGACGGGCAAGAACAAGGTGACGATCGTCAATGCTCCGGCCCGCCCGGGACGCGGCAAAAAAAGCGGCTCCCTGAAATCAGGAAAGCCGCTTGATGGATGA
- a CDS encoding glycosyltransferase family 4 protein: MEILQALFFPPEQPGGVSSMVPYMQERFNKVGWPTELFSLPKRIRGKGKEDFPFLHLNAGEFEDNPITAKYLQTLRDYLWWTKLRVKRSYDLIHAHHPVAALVMKQVFPDTPLVVTIHSSYERELILNGKIQEGGPEHRFLTSIYKEIEDTADRILTVSDSFRAYLAPYVERPEDIGIIANGFDERRFKPISHENAVPQLITVCRLVPAKGIDILLHACAELKAKGHPFVLHIIGDGPIREELEALAQSLDLYDDIIFYGYMLHPEEFMPFFDVFVLPSRAEAFGSVFAEAALCWLALVGTDVGGIGEQIDDGVNGLLVPPDDPAALAAALESLVTDSTFRYQLARAAWDKAKKAYSLTRVISQLKQVYLETAPEAGGNG; encoded by the coding sequence ATGGAAATTTTGCAGGCCTTGTTTTTTCCGCCGGAACAGCCCGGCGGCGTTTCTTCCATGGTTCCGTACATGCAGGAGAGGTTCAACAAAGTCGGCTGGCCGACAGAGCTGTTCTCCCTGCCCAAAAGAATCCGGGGCAAAGGAAAGGAGGACTTTCCGTTCCTCCATCTGAATGCGGGCGAGTTCGAGGACAATCCGATTACGGCCAAATATTTGCAGACGCTTCGGGATTACCTGTGGTGGACAAAGCTGCGCGTCAAGCGCTCCTATGATCTGATCCATGCGCATCATCCCGTTGCGGCGCTTGTCATGAAGCAGGTCTTCCCGGATACGCCGCTGGTCGTCACGATCCATTCCAGCTACGAGAGGGAGCTGATCCTTAACGGCAAAATTCAGGAGGGCGGTCCCGAACACCGGTTCCTGACATCCATCTACAAGGAAATCGAGGATACCGCGGACCGGATCCTGACGGTGTCGGATTCATTCCGCGCCTATCTGGCGCCCTATGTGGAGCGCCCCGAAGACATCGGAATCATCGCCAACGGATTCGACGAGCGCAGATTCAAGCCGATCAGCCACGAAAATGCGGTTCCGCAGCTCATTACGGTATGCCGGCTCGTCCCTGCCAAGGGCATCGACATCCTGCTCCATGCCTGCGCGGAGCTGAAGGCCAAAGGGCATCCGTTCGTGCTGCACATCATCGGCGACGGCCCGATCCGCGAGGAGCTCGAGGCGCTGGCCCAGAGCCTGGACTTATACGACGACATCATCTTTTACGGCTACATGCTCCATCCGGAGGAGTTCATGCCCTTCTTCGACGTTTTTGTCCTTCCGTCCAGAGCGGAGGCGTTCGGCAGCGTGTTCGCCGAAGCGGCCTTGTGCTGGCTTGCGCTTGTCGGGACGGATGTCGGCGGCATCGGCGAGCAGATCGACGACGGCGTGAACGGACTGCTCGTTCCCCCGGACGATCCGGCCGCGCTCGCGGCTGCGCTGGAGAGCCTCGTGACGGATTCGACGTTCCGCTACCAGCTGGCGCGGGCGGCATGGGACAAAGCGAAGAAGGCCTATTCCCTTACGAGAGTGATTTCCCAATTGAAGCAGGTCTATCTGGAGACGGCGCCGGAAGCGGGCGGGAACGGCTAA